The window AGAGTTGGTGGAGGAATTTCTCATACCGTGTATCTAAACAACACATTTTGTTACCAAGTATGTAGTCTTCTTGATTTCCACTGTTTTGTTAAGTCTTATCCAATTCATATATAGTTTATTCATATGTATAATTTTTTCCCAATCTAGTGGGCTTCAAAACTAGAAACTTTGTTCTAAGAATGACtctatttcattatttatattgAATATTTCCCTTTGAGGTTCCTAAATGATCcatgttttcttctttccaaaactttgcttcttcaccagaaagaaaacaaaaagttaaGTAAAATTTAGACAAATaccttgaaaaaaaattgaacaatttgtttgtttttcattcaAAGCTTGTACAATTCACTCCATAGATTCCAATGTTGGCTTTGTTGGCAAACGTTTGCAATGTTCAAGTACTTTATCTAGGTTTAAATCACCTAGTTGTATGTAACAGAGTTGGCTTTAGGCCCCTTCAacctttttataaattaatggCATGAAGTagttgtcacagcccaaatctcgggccatgaccgatgcATGGGCttaatgggcatagcccactaggctcaagcaagcctctttatgagaTCTTGTTCCTCATGACTTTTAatagtttacattacatatacgtgtACATAGACAAAAGACTTTCAACCGTTAGTggagtgactttaagtgaaggtaccgctactgagatgccatagtacctaccaagaagacaaGTATAcgtggacactcaatctaggtcccaactgcctccaaataTGAAaccatgaagtttaaaaatgtgagtataaaacttagtgagtgaatataagaagggaacaagcaatcgataaggaaaacttggaaatcatgatgcacttgtttcaaaacaatgcaattgatttaatttcttactaaaaacccctcattttaaactttgattaataacctcatagtgttgcaaaaacccatgatcaatccataaggttaaatgggtgaaaaatatgtcaaaaacaagcaagatagcaagcatgacagcaagtttctcactgcagcgagaaacattcttgatttgcatatgttttggttttttaagcatatctcgtactacaaaagtccaattgacatgatttttgacCATTAGAAACTTAAGATGCTGGGCTAcaattttatgtttacaaCTTTGCCTAGTTTTGATAGGAAGATGGTCAAAATCCTTGTCAAAGTGAAGGAACTGCACTAAAAAATTTGGAACCATttgagagtttcttgctgtaaCGAGAATaaatctcgttgcagtgagaagcTTTAGCAAATTTCTGGCTACGGCGAGAGTACATTCTCGCGGCTATGAGAATCAGGCCAGTGTAACCCCCCTTCAACCCGAGagcttctcactgcagcaaaaatgaatctcgctgtagcaagaaatAGAGCAATTTGGTNACCAATCCaacataataataaattataataacaattcttataatattctattttataaatttaaatatataatatttattttattttatttttataaaataattattttattttatttcgtAAACCACATGTGTCGCAAAAGTTCAAAACCATTTATCCtatgcttttgttctttttatcCGTTTGATTttcaagcaatccaattaaTCACTATTTAGTTATAATATGAGAGAATGGATCAAACCATCTTTTTCTACAAATACTATTATATTGTGCTAACAATATAATAAGGATATGTTAATTAACATCTCTCTATATTTCCAAGTCATTATTCAACCTATGCCACCTAGAACACGAGTGTCACACACAGTTTCAAAAGAGTGTAAATGGAGCCCACTAGATGGCGTGAGGGGAGAAAGTGGTGGCGGTGGTCACTAAGATAGCAAAGTGCTGTGGGGCGACATAATCCAGACAATTAAAGAAATGCATCATCTAGAAAGATTAACATGGTAAGGACGTCATCATCAATCTCCTAACTAATTCAATCAATTAGCCAAAGTTACCCCTTCCTTACCAAGGCCTCAAGCTGTGTTTGAAGTGACCTATAACCCTAATTTTTAGGGTGTTGTAGTGGGCCCTGCAGGAATCGATTAAATACTTAACAACTTTTGGGATATTATTACTTCCTACCAAATATCCTCTCGGAGGAAATGCATGAGTGTGTGGCaaattgaaaactaatattaGTTAGTTAGCTTTCATGAATTGGCCGTTCTAATAATTAACTTCGGATTTATTAAACATTTCCCTTCATTCTCACCGTTTCgctattttcattttgagtTGATTGAAGAAAGTTATTGAGTGGACAAAGTGATGGACTTAGAATTTTGAATGAGAAATgattaaaagataattatataaattataattgagttaataatttaatttaaaataaaaattaaaaattgaagagTGGTGGCTGCCACCCTGTCCGCACTTTTAGTCCATCTTTATCTATgaataatgattttttaataacaaaaactCTTGAAATGATGCCTGATGAAGTTATCTCAATAACAAGGATAAGAttctaaaacttttaaatCCTAAGTTTGAGAACCACCATACGTGTTTAGGTTAgtttgttaatttatttatttgacttgttcTATGATATGTCATATGCACGTTGTTGAGGATTATTTAAGGAAAAATCTGAGACAAacaattaattttgttaattcaAGATATGAAGTACAATATTTAGCATCCCTCAACATCAATCTTCCTTTTTGGATTTGTGTGTTGGGATTTTAGAGATTTTGTTCTTTagaatctttttctttcaaaattgaaatattagagacttttttctttaagatctTCTCCCTTCTCAACTGCGTCTCTCAAATGACTTAAAAAGCATTACATTTATATATAGTGCTAAGTGAGAAAGTTCTTTAACAACTTAATCTTTTGATCACTAAATGTTTATAACTTAATCACCCACGAGCAAAATTTGATTGGCTGAACCATGGGTTTTTAAGATTCAATTGGTCAAAGTATATGTCATTATTTTAACTTGCCAAATGATACATTttaatttaccaaaatttaattatataaaaattaattcaatgaTACGAGGAATTATATAACTTgcttaaattatataataaattccGGAACATCTTCAATTCATTTATTTAACGAAACATAAGTAGtcactaaataaaaataaatgaaaggCATGTAACATTTGATAATTGACcgaaaattttttctttatacaGAACTTAATTTCGATATTTGCATATCTACCACTCGAATGATTAATAAGCAGATGACAGAGGTTGAacaagtttttttattatattcgaAAGAAATTTGGAAGGTCCATGGCGTGCTCGTCACGCTAAaggcaagaaaaaaaaaagtagattGCATTGCATACCAAGGAAAAACCGAAAGAGATACGCTTGAGAATCAGACGGTGGAAATGACAAAAGCAGTTTCATCGGAAAGTGATGGAAGCAACAAAGTTGCATGAGCGGACCTTTCGCCATCAACTAATCAAAGCATCTGTCGGGGTATGCTTTGGAAAAATTTTACCCAAATGTGAAAGAGAGAATTCTGTGGTCATTCACATATCTGAATACATCTAAAACTGCTTTTGGATTCCCACCCCACGTGGGTTTGGAAAGTGAGTCCCCCTTTCTTTTACAATTTTGGGGCCCAAATCATTAATTATGCTTATGAGttatataatatttgtttGTATGTATGTGGAGAGAAGCAACTTTTTTCCAGGATTCCATGCCCAATGCCAAGCCATTATGAAATTAATGCGACTACCTAATATTATTGACGGATTGAATGGTTATTGAAGACAAAGTAATAGGCATATAAGGATTTTACTGCAAACTGGACTTAGGTAATTTGGGTCCACTTGATCAGACCCAAAATCATACTGCGCAAATTAGTACTATATTCAAGTTGTAGCAGAAACCCAGCAACTGGGGTAGAGGAAGGTGGCTTCTTATTTATTACCATCTGCTCTTCTACATAGTACTAGCATGCATTTGCATTGGCTTTTGGGTCCTTTAAACTAGAAACTTTGATTAAACTAATAGAAAAGATCtggcttcttttcttttgatagATAATATGTAATGATTAACAAGttatcattaaaattttaatattttaatgttgGGTGATCTGTAAAGTATTTTGTTATACTGATTTAATGACTGAATCGAGCATTGAAGTAACATAGGTAATTTTGAAGGGGCAGTGTCCACTGAATGGGATGCTGCAACATTTCAAACCcagaaatttaaattacacCTTGTAGTTATCTTACCACTATGTGTTAAGTTTGTAGGCCTTTTCCATCATCAAAGTAAGTAAGTTTGTAGGCCTTTTTTCTGTTCTCTAGCCCAAGTAGACTCTTTTTGGGCCTTCTAAGTAGAAAATCAGCTTAAGAGTATAATAACGACGTGTCCAGCTTCAATATAGACCATGGGCTATctaaaagacaaagaaaaaatgccaacaaattggaataacaaaggcataggaaattGGGTTTTCAACCCACCAAGAATCTTCCAACTCTGACAGTCTCAAGAGGACATCCAAATCCTTTATACgtgtatatttttttcttacaaattaatacatatttaattttaattttttttctctctcacaaAAGGATTACTGGTTTaagttttttcctttctttctctctcttatatttgctttttcctctttctgCTTGGGTTTCTTTGATATTGAATTTGGTTTAATGGGTATGGCATGTCATACAAACTTTGCAAACAATGGTCGCTTCTTTTTGTCATTCAATTGTGatgagatgaaaaaaaaagggtgttTTGCTCGATGTTTAAGCAACACAAACGGTGAATTGTGATCCCTCAAAGATTGGCGCTGGTAATGTGATCCAGTCATGTCAGTACCATAGTGTTAATTATTGCAGAATTCACTGTCAATGATACTGCACCAAAACCTTCCATGGTACACGCTCAGACGCTAATGTTTGTTTGTTTCTAATTAAAACCACTCAACATATGGTTCTAATGGAATTACATCAATGATTTGTTTTTGCAAGGCAAAAAGAGCAAATCCACTGGAGGTGAGAAGGATACTGATCTGTCAAAAAAACCCAAACAGCAAGAGGAAGAGGAAatatgagagagaaagaagaaaaaagtttaaagGGGTAATCCTTCTGTGAGAGAGAAAGCAACCGTTCTCTTAGAAGAAGAGTATCCgaagaaagcaagaaaacatGGCAAGGCCTAAGCACGTTTCTCACGATATCATAGATCAGATTCTCTCATGCTTGCCGGTCAAGTCTCTGGTGAGATTCAAGCACGTCTCCAAGTCATGGAGCTGTTTCACCTCTAGCCCTGCTTTCATCAGAAACCACATCTGACGAGCATCATCGCTGGACCCTGAAATCACTGATCAAAAGATTCTTATATAAAAACCTGATGGATTCAGGTTCATAAACTCTGAACCATCGCACGTCCCTGCTTCCGTAAGCCTGCGTTTTCCACCACTAACAACACCTGATATTAATGATCATGTCCAATTCTTCGGTTCGTGCCATGGGTTGGTATGTTTAGGCACCGGCAACCACAGGCATGTGGTTTTGTGGGACCCATCAACCGGGGACTCCAAGACGTTGCCAGATTATTATAATATCATACCAGTTCCAGCTATTTGGAATTGTTTTGGGGGTCTTGGTTATGTCCCATCCTCCGATGATTACAAAGTGCTTCTAAGTGATGGTTCGCTGTTTCTGATCTTCTCCTTGAGAAAAAATTCGTGGAGACGTGTACGAGTACGCTACGGGCTTCGTTTACGTACTAACGGGGTTTATAGCAATGGAGGTCTCCACTGGAAGAATTTCGGCGATAATAGAATTTTTCGTTTTGATTTAAAGAGGGGGATGTTGCATAGATTGCCAGTACCTTATCTTGAAGAGGTCAACTTATACAAAGCCAGTTTATTTAGAGTCGGAGAAAGACTTTGCTTTGCTTGCATGAAACCGCTTACACATGACCATGTTATTGAGTTCTGGGTGATGAAGAAATATTGCGTTAAGGAATCTTGGACAAAGATACATAGGGTTCCCAAGTTTGATCAATGGATTCGTTTCTGGAACTCCTTTTTCTGCATTTCAGGAAGCAAAGATTTCAGAACTCTAGCTGGTACACGACACCAAATTACAACGGATGATGGTATGTTTTGCAATGATCCAAGTCGGTGTGGAGGCGGGAGTGCTCGTGGTCATCCGCACCGATGGGAAGCAATTGCATATACGGAAAGTCTAGTTTCACCTCATCTCGGTAATTAGCCTAGCAGGTACGACAGGAGAATTTATATACATGATAAACATCTTTTCCATCTTCACaaagataaaatcatttctGAACGTTGCTTTACTCTTCTATTATCTTCACAAAGATAAacagaaaaaatcaaataaccaAGTAGATGAACTAGAACTggttttttaagtaaaaaatgaCTTACACCAACATGATCATGCCTGGAGCAAGACCCTTGTATGATGAATAGTTTGTTTAAGCATATGCCTGCTACGTTCTCCTTCCTCTAGTTAATGAGAAGTGGAAGAGAGTCATAGTTTTTCTTCTGCTGCAACATTTCAAACCCAGAACTTTAAAATAGACTATGTAGTTTTCTTACCATTGCATGTTAAGTTTGTAGGTTTTTTCATCACCAAAGTAAGTTTgtaggctttaattttttcctGTTGACCTTTCCTTCATGTTCTTGCTATTGGTTTACTGTAATATCTGTCCCAAGTAGCCTCTGTTTTTTTGAACAAAAATCTTCTGCCCCATCTTTGTGCCTCCGTTCCCTGCCCcatgaataaatttttgttaagTATCTACTTGACATTTGTAATGTGAAATATATTATTCCTGTATccaaataaaaaggaaaattaaaaactatcagtgaaaaaaataaaactaaaaactagtcatccaatcatttttttttttgctcaatcAATAGTGACTTTCTTAAACTAAATGATGAGAAAGATTGATAATATAGGAACTATTAAGAAACCCAATCATGATGACAAAGTTGAACTATGGTGACTAAGGAGGAATTAATATTCTCAAAAAACATGCACGCGTGCATGTAAAGCAGAAACTTCCCAGGACAGTTAATAATCTTAATTCATTTGTATTCTCAAATTCTTTACCAGCCAGGTAAGTTCTTTTGAAGAGTGTGGAAAACCTAACAATTTTCAAGATGGATACTGATCTAATTAAAGGTAGAAAAGAAATGAGTGAAATTGAGGCCTCTTCAAGTGGTTTTCATTCAAGCTAAGTTGGTAACGTTGAGGCTTGTTGCTCTTGTAGTATAACTAGATATTCATGGAACACAAGTGCTAACACGTTTGTGattaactatttaaaaaaattaataaaaatcttTCTATTTGGTTATAAGAGTAACTTATCATATAACgagggaaaaaggaaataacaACATTTTCACACTAACATTAAGAAGAGGAAATAGAAAGTGAGGGAAGGTTGGCTACTAAGTCTGATAAAACTTCaaacttattattttttttttcaaagaaaggaagaaaaataacatCAAGTTTGCGTAACAATatatacattatatatatatatatatatatatatatatatgtatgtatatatatatatatatatatatatatatatgtaNttatatctatatatatatatatattatatatatgtatgtatatatatatatatatatatatatatatgtatgtattaAGCAATGTTCTGTGATCTAAGCACCATTCACTCCATTTTAAAGTAAAAGTTATATCTTAATCCTAAATGTGCAAAACTAGATGAGGAGAATACATTAACCTTGTTCAATAATAGcaaatgaaatttaaagaCAAACTCCAACACTATGCTCTCACTCAACTTAAAATTACCTCCAGACACTTTGGAATATTAACGTAAttaccaaaaacaaaagtaaaaggTTTGGACTTGTTGAGTCAACTTTATCTACCAAAAATCTTTACATTTATATAATCAATGCAGGATGTTGGTTAATAGCATCCATGTTGAATTTGTTAAGTAGATTTTACTTTTACAAGAGTTATGTATACTAATTAAACCTTTGACAATTAACATGTTGGTACTATACTTGGCTATATATACACTACAATGTATAaggtgtgaatattttaatgagTTCATTACCCATTCTAGAATTGAAATAATGCTTTGGCATAGTGAGGTATGGGATGTTTCTTGTAATGAGAGTATTCCTTTTGGACCTTACCAGGGAAAAGATCATGCTTGCATCAAAATCAATGTTCTGGAAGCCCAAATAGAGTGCTCAATGCCTAAATTAAACTTAAGAGTAGTGAGTCTATCGGCTATCCGTAACTCACTTatctttttatgttttttctcTTCCAATCACTtatcttttaatgatttttcttttaccttaACCCGAATCCAGGAAAAGACTCTTTGGGCATTCCTTTTTATCAATGAAATATTCGTCGAGACTTGTGACCTTGATGATGGCAGCCTCAAGATCAGGATTCCTGAAGCACCGGCGGCCCTCTTCCGAAGCGTCATTTTCCGTGTTGAATCGTCACCAAAAGGGTAGGGGAAAAAGCAGCGGATTGGGGTGATGAAAGCCCTTTCTCTCCTCTCTATTTTAGCCCTGTGGTAGTTGCAAACTTGTATTGCCCCGTACTTCTTTTATTGTTTGTTACGACTTTTGGTTCAAAACAATTGGACAAGTGGAAATGGCCAACAACAGAGGAGCAGCCACATTGCCGGCTAATGGGATCAGTGGCAGCGATTTGGCCATGATTGGCTGTCTCGTCCATTTGTTATACAGTTTCACAGCAGCAGATCAgtattattgaattttgtttgGACCGTTGCTGCACGTTTGCCTTATGCATtcatgctttttttttattatttttttcttatcattttctctcatcttataattatcttttcatgatttttattttaaaacgagggaaaaatcattaaaagattAGTGattggaagagaaaaaaataaatatataaatgatgGGAGGAagagtttttaattttatattttttcattgATAGTGTTTAATTTTACTATATGTTTGAATACggaaataatatattttatattgcAAACATCGAGTAGACCCTCCACAAAAATTTACTCATGAGACAGAGAAGGGGGCAAAAATTTATTCACCATCGGTAGTACAATTCTGGCTTTTACCAACACGAAATAGAGACGCAAAAACCATCCCACTTAAATTCCTTCACTCCATGATTTTCAAAGAGAAACAATGCCCTCTCCCTACGTTGAGGCTTTGTACCTATCACCAGACACATGTTAATTCTTTAATCCTGTTTGAGAAATCACACTGTTATTGTACAtagaataataattataaaattaattaatgataatattCCCTTAAAAATTCTatagattatttatttaagcaGCCTAATAAACTTATATTTCGCTTAGCATAATAAATCAGGTTCATGATCGACTAGGTGCACCGCTCTTGGTGCCCTTAGTGCATTTCAATGCATCTTCTAATAATTTGTAATATTGTTTTTCAAGTACTAATTAATGAACTATAGTctatattaattaatgatatgtATACAACACATATGTAATTTTCAAGGCTAGAGTGTTTGGACATTCGGATTGCATTTGAACTTGCCAGCAACCGCAAAGTCAAGTTCATACAACGCCCAAACCAATGCTGCCGAGGACACAGCCACTGGCAACGGCCCAAACATCCACAACAACAAAGGAAATGAAATGCAGAGCACACGGTTTCCGATGACAGCCAAAGCGAACCCTCGTTCGAATATCGTTTGTGTGTAGGCAGGAGAAGATGAGCACTCGTCATAGGAAGCATTTATCAAGAAATTGGCATCAATCAGGTATCCGAGGGCCATGGAGCTGCATAAGAAGCTAACCAACAGAAACAGTGATGCCGAACCATACTTTAGAGGATAGATCCTAGCAGAATGT is drawn from Theobroma cacao cultivar B97-61/B2 chromosome 4, Criollo_cocoa_genome_V2, whole genome shotgun sequence and contains these coding sequences:
- the LOC18602208 gene encoding uncharacterized protein LOC18602208, producing MGFILYLDSFLIPSSLFLTFGYHAYLWQSSRQKPSSTKFGVDKLRRKAWFGDIKQGDDKKGMLAVQSLRNTLMTTILTASIAILVNLSLVALTNNTYNASRLFNSEVFGSHSARIYPLKYGSASLFLLVSFLCSSMALGYLIDANFLINASYDECSSSPAYTQTIFERGFALAVIGNRVLCISFPLLLWMFGPLPVAVSSAALVWALYELDFAVAGKFKCNPNVQTL